One region of uncultured Sulfurimonas sp. genomic DNA includes:
- a CDS encoding trypsin-like peptidase domain-containing protein, which produces MKKIVLICLITLSMLYAKDSVEFKYADENTQRQNPTSQNFILSYNNVLENVRTSVVNISTIKTITSRGYNNPYYTQPQRVPQGASGSGVIISKDGYIVTNNHVVDGADEIKVTIASDKKSYKAELIGTDAKSDIAIIKIDADNLNAVTFYNSDKVKVGDVVFALGNPFGVGETITQGIVSATGRSGIGIVEYEDFIQTDASINPGNSGGALINSAGNLIGINSAIISRSGGNDGIGLAIPSNMVTSIATQLIDNGKYVRAYLGVSITDVNENMSSFYDNNYGGLIINIEEDSPASKAGLKRGDLIVSINGKKIQSASSLKNIVGSFQPSMVVNIKFLRDKKIDIVNVKLGSLDKQLIAGNLNYKGMNVTALPKDVQRLLKNNSSIRGGVLVSEVDIKSEAYNAGIIKDDIVIQVEDIEIIDINDFKSAVISQERKRVYIFRRGNVFAIVL; this is translated from the coding sequence ATGAAAAAAATAGTTTTAATATGTTTAATAACTCTCTCAATGCTTTATGCAAAAGATAGTGTTGAATTTAAATATGCTGATGAAAACACTCAGCGACAAAATCCTACAAGTCAAAACTTCATATTATCTTATAACAATGTTTTAGAAAATGTTAGAACAAGTGTTGTAAATATTTCAACTATAAAAACCATAACAAGCAGAGGGTATAACAATCCATATTATACTCAACCACAAAGAGTTCCCCAAGGAGCATCTGGTAGTGGTGTTATAATTTCTAAAGATGGTTATATAGTTACTAACAATCATGTTGTTGATGGAGCTGATGAAATAAAAGTTACAATAGCTAGTGATAAAAAATCTTATAAAGCAGAACTTATAGGAACAGATGCTAAAAGTGATATAGCCATTATTAAAATAGATGCCGATAATTTAAATGCAGTTACTTTTTATAACTCAGATAAAGTAAAAGTGGGTGATGTTGTTTTTGCACTAGGAAATCCTTTTGGGGTAGGAGAAACTATAACTCAAGGGATAGTATCTGCAACAGGAAGAAGTGGCATTGGTATAGTAGAATATGAAGATTTTATACAAACAGATGCATCTATAAACCCTGGTAATTCAGGTGGTGCACTTATAAATTCTGCAGGTAATCTTATAGGGATAAATTCTGCAATAATATCAAGAAGTGGTGGTAATGATGGCATCGGTTTAGCAATCCCTTCAAATATGGTAACATCCATTGCAACACAACTTATTGATAATGGAAAATATGTTCGTGCTTATTTAGGTGTGAGTATAACTGATGTAAATGAAAATATGAGTAGTTTTTATGATAATAATTATGGTGGTCTAATCATAAATATAGAAGAAGACTCTCCAGCATCTAAAGCTGGTTTAAAAAGAGGTGATCTCATAGTTTCCATAAATGGAAAAAAAATACAAAGTGCTAGTAGTCTTAAAAATATAGTAGGCTCATTTCAACCATCTATGGTAGTTAATATAAAATTTTTAAGAGATAAAAAAATTGATATAGTAAATGTAAAATTAGGTTCACTTGATAAACAATTAATAGCTGGAAATTTAAACTACAAAGGAATGAATGTAACAGCTCTACCAAAAGATGTACAAAGATTATTAAAAAATAATTCTAGTATTCGTGGTGGTGTATTGGTAAGTGAGGTTGATATAAAAAGTGAAGCTTACAATGCTGGAATAATCAAAGATGATATAGTTATTCAAGTAGAAGATATAGAGATAATTGATATAAATGACTTTAAATCAGCTGTTATATCTCAAGAGAGAAAAAGAGTATATATATTTAGAAGAGGTAATGTCTTTGCCATAGTATTATAA
- a CDS encoding citrate synthase codes for MANDTVTLIDNRNGKSYELPILEATVGPSVIDISTLYKDAGIFTFDRGYTSTASCRSKITYIDGDKGKLMYRGYDISYLATQKTFLDTAYLLLNKELPTDEELENFTQEMAKRSFIHEGMKKLFDSFPDQAHPMAILSAGVSALSTFYFDHLDIDSPEEYMEMANRIIAKIPTLAAFSYRYSNGLPIIYPDMQRGFTENFLYMMRAYPHSYVDLRPIEIKALDTIFTLHADHEQNASTTAVRNLGSTHAHPYAAISAGIGALWGRAHGGANESVIRQLEMIGTVDRVDEFIARAKDKDDPFRLMGFGHRVYKNFDPRAKILKQIRDELMGELGIDSELIEVANKIENIALNDEYFVSRGLYPNIDFYSGLILQALKIPKDMFAVIFVIGRVPGWISQWIELKEQDTIKIARPRQLYLGPDDRTPIY; via the coding sequence ATGGCTAATGATACAGTAACACTTATAGACAACAGAAATGGAAAATCTTATGAACTGCCTATATTAGAGGCAACAGTTGGTCCTTCTGTAATTGATATTTCAACTCTTTACAAAGATGCGGGAATATTTACTTTTGATAGAGGTTATACTTCTACTGCATCTTGTCGTTCAAAAATAACATATATAGATGGAGACAAAGGTAAATTAATGTATAGAGGATATGACATTTCATATCTAGCTACACAAAAAACATTTCTTGATACTGCTTATTTACTTTTAAATAAAGAACTTCCAACAGATGAAGAACTTGAAAATTTTACACAAGAGATGGCAAAACGTTCATTTATACATGAGGGTATGAAAAAACTCTTTGATTCTTTTCCAGATCAAGCTCATCCTATGGCAATTCTCTCTGCTGGTGTCTCAGCCCTTTCTACTTTTTATTTTGATCATTTAGATATTGATTCTCCTGAAGAATATATGGAAATGGCAAATAGAATTATCGCAAAAATTCCTACACTTGCAGCCTTTTCATATAGATATTCAAACGGTCTTCCTATTATCTATCCAGATATGCAAAGAGGTTTTACGGAAAACTTTTTATATATGATGAGAGCATATCCTCATAGCTATGTTGATCTTCGTCCTATAGAGATAAAAGCACTAGATACTATCTTCACTCTTCATGCTGATCATGAACAAAATGCATCTACTACAGCAGTTCGTAATCTTGGTTCAACTCATGCTCACCCGTATGCGGCTATTAGTGCAGGTATAGGTGCTTTATGGGGTCGTGCGCATGGTGGAGCAAATGAATCTGTTATTCGTCAACTAGAGATGATTGGTACAGTTGATAGAGTTGATGAATTTATAGCACGTGCAAAAGATAAAGATGATCCATTTAGACTTATGGGGTTTGGACATCGTGTATATAAAAATTTTGATCCTAGAGCTAAAATTCTAAAACAAATTAGAGATGAACTTATGGGAGAATTAGGAATTGATAGTGAACTCATAGAAGTAGCTAACAAAATCGAAAATATAGCTTTAAATGATGAATATTTTGTTAGTAGAGGTTTATATCCAAATATAGATTTCTATTCTGGACTTATACTACAAGCTCTCAAAATTCCAAAAGATATGTTTGCTGTTATATTTGTTATAGGAAGAGTACCTGGATGGATTTCTCAATGGATAGAGTTAAAAGAACAAGATACTATAAAAATAGCTCGTCCTCGTCAACTATATTTAGGTCCTGATGATAGAACTCCAATATATTAA
- a CDS encoding pyrimidine/purine nucleoside phosphorylase, translating into MSKFENATIIKKANVYYDGNVTSRSVELADGSAVSLGIMLPGEYTFNTNKAEIMEMLSGDLEIKLPNEEWKTLNTPESFNVGANSSFDIRVKTVTDYCCSYID; encoded by the coding sequence ATGTCAAAATTTGAAAATGCAACTATAATAAAAAAAGCAAATGTTTACTATGATGGAAATGTTACAAGTCGTAGCGTAGAATTAGCTGATGGTTCAGCTGTGTCTTTAGGTATTATGCTACCTGGTGAATATACTTTTAATACAAATAAAGCTGAAATAATGGAGATGCTAAGTGGTGATTTAGAAATTAAACTACCAAATGAAGAGTGGAAAACTCTAAATACTCCAGAGAGTTTTAATGTTGGAGCGAACTCATCTTTTGATATTAGAGTTAAAACAGTTACTGATTACTGTTGTTCATATATAGATTAA
- a CDS encoding PAS domain-containing protein, which yields MNNLPEGHPVRVYLEENQLMRGLMASINSINIEENNEEFQEKFAKLCLVEKHFARKENQLFPYLEQYGWTSPSQNMWAFHDDIRAIVKQAKTLSKTDEIQSLMMVLQNLFQNIEHIMQVEEQRLFPRALEMLQESDWMEMRDGDEEIGWMFEEAPTAYPPHVKNEYVHPSQDTKKRKLPFSLEGRIDLEQGHMLPEQINWLLKFMPVDITYVDENDIVIFYNRGEDRVFPRSAGIIGREVKFCHPPKSVDQVLMILREFKAGRRDEAEFWITFKGKFIHIRYFAIRDDEGNYKGVIEVSQDVTHIRELEGQQRLLDWE from the coding sequence ATGAATAACCTACCAGAAGGTCATCCAGTTAGAGTATATTTAGAAGAAAATCAGCTTATGCGAGGATTGATGGCTAGTATTAATAGTATAAATATAGAAGAAAATAATGAAGAATTTCAAGAAAAATTTGCAAAATTGTGTTTAGTTGAAAAACACTTTGCAAGAAAAGAGAATCAGCTTTTTCCATATCTAGAACAGTATGGATGGACTTCTCCATCTCAAAATATGTGGGCTTTTCACGATGATATAAGAGCTATAGTTAAACAAGCTAAAACTTTAAGTAAAACTGATGAAATTCAATCTTTGATGATGGTTTTACAAAATCTATTTCAAAATATAGAACATATTATGCAAGTTGAGGAACAAAGACTATTTCCAAGAGCTTTAGAGATGCTACAAGAGAGTGATTGGATGGAGATGCGAGATGGAGATGAAGAGATAGGTTGGATGTTTGAAGAAGCTCCAACTGCATATCCTCCTCATGTAAAAAATGAATATGTTCATCCATCTCAAGATACAAAAAAAAGAAAGTTACCTTTTTCTCTTGAGGGAAGAATAGATTTAGAACAAGGTCATATGTTGCCTGAACAAATTAACTGGTTATTAAAATTTATGCCTGTTGATATTACTTATGTTGATGAAAATGATATTGTTATTTTTTATAATCGTGGTGAAGATAGAGTATTTCCAAGAAGTGCCGGCATTATAGGTAGAGAGGTTAAGTTTTGTCATCCTCCAAAATCTGTTGATCAAGTTTTAATGATATTAAGAGAGTTTAAAGCGGGTCGTAGAGATGAGGCTGAATTTTGGATTACATTTAAAGGTAAATTTATTCACATTCGTTACTTTGCAATTCGTGATGATGAGGGTAATTATAAAGGTGTTATAGAAGTTTCTCAAGATGTTACTCATATAAGAGAACTTGAGGGTCAACAAAGATTACTTGATTGGGAATAA
- the ruvC gene encoding crossover junction endodeoxyribonuclease RuvC produces MIILGIDPGTRNMGYAIISLERGKISLIEAGLIKMKAENLQFQIPQMVEGLDTIFSKHKIDEVAMEDIFYAHNPATTIKLAQFRGAIMLKLLQMHGEFSEYTALQVKKALTGKAKATKEQVSFMVKRLLNIKKEIKPLDISDAMAVAITHSQRIIIRK; encoded by the coding sequence ATGATAATACTTGGAATAGATCCTGGAACAAGAAATATGGGATATGCAATTATATCTTTAGAGCGTGGAAAAATTTCTTTAATAGAAGCAGGTCTTATAAAAATGAAAGCTGAAAATTTACAATTTCAAATTCCTCAGATGGTTGAAGGTTTAGATACTATTTTTTCTAAACATAAAATAGATGAAGTTGCTATGGAAGATATTTTTTATGCACACAATCCAGCAACTACTATAAAATTAGCTCAATTTCGTGGAGCTATAATGTTAAAACTTTTACAGATGCATGGAGAATTTAGTGAATATACGGCACTTCAAGTTAAAAAGGCTTTAACAGGAAAAGCAAAAGCTACAAAGGAACAGGTTTCTTTTATGGTAAAAAGACTTTTAAATATAAAAAAAGAGATAAAACCCTTAGATATCTCAGATGCAATGGCTGTTGCCATAACACATTCACAAAGAATCATAATACGTAAATAA